A genomic window from Vanessa cardui chromosome Z, ilVanCard2.1, whole genome shotgun sequence includes:
- the LOC124542925 gene encoding WW domain-containing adapter protein with coiled-coil homolog, which produces MVMHARKPQRISDGYFEKHQTHPYQKYNSKRTVNDYSTSDNRYTPLRSPNGNVSGHGHGAHAGHTGHSGHGHHHYSHMAEEREYITHTSRNSYIQKGSEKERDRDYKSSRNKYTDVRSPKEKRIKDSEREKNNHERCESEKKSRTSGLNSSVNRSSKYDKRSAPCSSSVPAGSEWSEHISSSGKKYYYNCISEVSQWEKPREWETRRTSSKETYTTRNNRERDKRSSSRSGRRETEKSNKRTNSTSERYWSGGREEDSHERTRQKHATSQHDGKDGQTLQDMDISPDRSTPLSENSYGARESAGRSDGNAVPPVVVLDNSNQQSGSLLAAALPRIVGTVLPNVPVASSAAAASNNGGSPGSGGDTPHRDAGPPTPTHSENIDPHAPPIHLDNALPRKMECLGSYSSVVGGSLQHGPPMLTPSLVNYVRADLTAHVTGWAADILEKQANKFTEEAYQLGCLQCTRVSAELKCSRSVVRHTEIQATLQEQKIMYLRQQISRLEELKSQNSFMSED; this is translated from the exons ATGGTAATGCATGCAAGGAAACCTCAGCGAATAAGCGATGG GTACTTTGAGAAGCACCAGACCCATCCGTATCAG AAGTACAATTCCAAGAGAACTGTTAATGACTACAGTACTTCTGACAACCGCTACACACCACTTAGATCCCCCAATGGCAATGTCTCGGGACATGGGCATGGTGCCCATGCTGGTCACACAGGCCACTCCGGTCATGGTCACCACCACTACAGTCACATGGCCGAAGAAAGAGAATATATCACACACACATCAAGAAACTCCTATATCCAGAAAGGTTCCGAAAAGGAGAGAGATAGAGACTACAAATCCTCTAGAAATAAGTATACAG ATGTCCGATCCCCGAAGGAGAAACGTATCAAAGACAGTGAGAGGGAGAAAAATAACCATGAAAGATGTGAATCGGAGAAAAAAAGTAGGACTAGTGGCTTGAATAGTAGTGTTAATAGAAGTAGTAAATATGACAAGAGAAGTGCACCATGCTCATCAAGCGTGCCTGCAGGCAGTGAATGGTCAGAACATATTAGTTCATCAGGaaagaagtattattataattgtatcagTGAAGTGTCACAGTGGGAGAAACCTAGGGAATGGGAAACAAGAAGAACATCATCCAAAGAAACATATACAACAAGAAACA ATCGAGAGCGCGATAAAAGATCGAGCTCTAGATCAGGGAGGAGAGAAACTGAGAAGTCAAATAAGCGGACGAATAGTACGTCGGAGAGATATTGGAGCGGCGGGAGGGAAGAGGACAGTCACGAGAGGACGAGGCAGAAGCATGCGACGTCGCAACACGACGGCAAGG ATGGACAAACATTGCAAGATATGGACATATCTCCGGACCGGAGTACGCCTCTGTCGGAGAACTCTTACGGCGCAAGGGAGAGCGCGGGCCGCAGCGATGGCAACGCAGTGCCGCCCGTCGTCGTGCTCGATAACTCCAACCAACAG AGTGGTTCATTACTGGCTGCGGCGTTACCGCGTATCGTGGGCACGGTGCTGCCGAACGTGCCGGTGGCGTCGAGCGCGGCGGCGGCGTCCAACAACGGCGGCTCGCCGGGCAGCGGGGGCGACACGCCGCACCGCGACGCCGGCCCGCCCACGCCGACGCACTCGGAGAACATCGACCCGCACGCGCCGCCCATACATCTCGACAACGCGCTGCCTAGGAAAA TGGAATGTCTCGGCAGCTACTCGTCTGTTGTCGGCGGGTCGCTGCAGCACGGGCCTCCGATGCTAACGCCGTCGCTTGTCAACTACGTGCGCGCCGACCTCACCGCGCATGTGACCGGCTGGGCTGCTGACATACTTGAGAAACAG GCCAACAAATTCACCGAAGAAGCGTATCAGCTAGGCTGTCTGCAGTGCACGCGGGTGTCGGCAGAGCTGAAGTGTTCGCGGTCCGTCGTGCGCCACACCGAAATACAAGCCACGCTGCAAGAGCAAAA AATAATGTACCTACGTCAACAAATATCCCGGCTGGAGGAGCTTAAGTCGCAGAATTCTTTCATGTCGGAAGACTAG
- the LOC124543026 gene encoding prefoldin subunit 1 — translation MSKPVDLELKKAFVELQVKMVETSKKIQVIDSQIGVLKRVLQHADITQREISTLPPGTKTYESVGRMFLLTDLDEIKGNLKNRISLLSTRTSDLENNKQYLEKNLRESEDNIREMVQQRKEQNEMKST, via the coding sequence ATGTCTAAGCCTGTGGATCTGGAATTAAAAAAAGCGTTCGTGGAGTTGCAGGTCAAAATGGTCGAgacaagtaaaaaaatacaagtaatagACAGTCAAATCGGAGTATTGAAACGAGTTTTGCAACATGCAGATATCACTCAGCGTGAAATCAGTACCTTACCACCTGGAACTAAAACCTACGAATCAGTGGGAAGAATGTTTCTTTTAACAGATTTAGATGAGATTAAAGGTAATCTAAAGAACAGAATATCTCTTTTATCGACTCGTACTTCCGATTTAGAGAATAATAAACAGTATTTAGAGAAAAATCTCAGAGAAAGCGAAGACAACATCAGAGAAATGGTACAACAACGAAAGGAACAAAATGAAATGAAGTCCACTTAA